In the Paramormyrops kingsleyae isolate MSU_618 chromosome 6, PKINGS_0.4, whole genome shotgun sequence genome, one interval contains:
- the LOC111844745 gene encoding uncharacterized protein isoform X1: MKRGAFTLLGTRKTPSLFDTNAEIRESDNVDLPLDSSARPEPGTARVRARPAVQLHTSSSSSSQGFAVPIPKVPLMPPTKGMIAAGRENGNAVPSQSSFFNSLEGEMYIPPPPTMQPPPPPTNSASCSSPNLPAWKPPSPKPVQKVFSQHSDLSPVMSSLKIPSKGSSNSPSTNIFDFSSSAVTKYASLPPFSDPTLPVEKLEGTTPRIQNPPSPPDRLSSLQVSDSPAEVTAPSSFNPQNKAKLYSMPNTSILNKQKDIQHKPNNPIIVLEDPSTDKISRPVQINSKIPAAVNNFGSATLSDAPAKPAQSTSPQMQNDQQDVKDILQANLPNKVTEGHMFPVKDSGSVILDGTTYPAPEIYSSPKSSYVMMQASRSYKHGLDVSRKPYYLQRGSRGLQSRECTTSPIALLLAAKEREKLKSLHLNESSSIDETKTNNANSSAQSLLNPLPPASVGERVAQFPKRQDTYFVRSTPTLNPTHNENRLHDDSTSIIPPPPEFANLEEDTKNHSDHFSSPPNLPPPDPPVVKTHSAPELPIVSSTSSPEIKPAKAPPPEIKIAKAPPPEIKIAKAPPPEIKIAKAPPPEIKIAKAPPPEIKLAKAPPPEIKLTKVPPPEAKPEPPSGNHRTLQSIIHKKQLDQGYGLRQLDKESGIPVRQNPADKMKTGSPTNVNSSQAHSFVLSELGSKVAKMAHKSSVTSKETNSDLPTSKPPYGTSFIVRPGTKQPISVIRKGDSS; this comes from the exons ACAATGTGGATCTGCCTTTGGACTCTTCTGCCAGGCCAGAGCCAGGCACAGCTAGGGTGCGAGCCAGGCCAGCTGTCCAGCTTCACACATCATCCTCT TCATCTTCCCAAGGCTTTGCTGTCCCAATTCCAAAAGTGCCACTTATGCCCCCAACCAAAGGAATGATTGCAGCTGGGAGAG aAAATGGCAATGCAGTTCCCAGTCAGAGCTCCTTTTTTAATTCACTGGAAGGAGAGATGTACATTCCTCCACCACCAACTatgcagccccctcccccaccaacaAATTCAGCCAGCTGTTCCTCACCTAATCTGCCTGCTTGGAAACCACCATCACCAAAGCCAGTACAAAAGGTGTTCAGTCAACACTCAGACCTCTCCCCCGTCATGTCATCCCTGAAAATTCCCTCGAAAGGTTCCTCAAATTCACCTAGCACCAACATCTTTGATTTCTCTAGTTCAGCAGTCACTAAATATGCCAGTTTACCCCCATTCTCAGACCCTACTCTACCTGTGGAGAAATTAGAAGGCACCACACCCAGAATCCAGAATCCCCCCTCTCCGCCAGATAGGCTCTCCTCCTTGCAAGTTTCAGATTCTCCAGCTGAAGTCACTGCACCTTCCAGTTTCAACCCCCAGAACAAGGCTAAGCTGTACAGTATGCCAAACAccagcattttaaataaacagaaGGATATTCAACATAAGCCTAATAACCCCATCATCGTTTTAGAAGATCCTTCCACAGATAAAATTTCACGTCCAGTACAAATCAACAGTAAAATTCCTGCTGCTGTCAACAATTTTGGGTCAGCTACACTGTCAGATGCTCCTGCGAAGCCAGCTCAGAGTACAAGTCCCCAGATGCAGAATGACCAGCAAGATGTCAAGGACATCCTGCAGGCCAACCTTCCCAACAAAGTGACTGAGGGACATATGTTTCCTGTCAAGGATTCTGGGTCAGTTATTCTAGATGGAACTACATATCCTGCCCCAGAAATCTACTCCAGCCCAAAATCAAGTTATGTCATGATGCAAGCCAGCAGAAGCTACAAGCATGGTTTAGATGTGAGCCGAAAGCCATACTACCTTCAAAGGGGAAGTAGAGGCTTGCAGTCAAGGGAGTGCACAACCTCTCCTATTGCCCTTCTGCTTGCTGCCAAGGAGCGAGAGAAACTCAAGTCATTACACTTGAATGAATCTTCCTCAATTGATGAAACAAAGACCAATAATGCAAACTCTTCAGCCCAGAGTCTCCTGAACCCTCTGCCTCCAGCATCCGTAGGTGAGCGTGTAGCTCAGTTTCCAAAGAGGCAGGACACATACTTTGTGCGCTCCACTCCAACACTTAACCCCACTCACAATGAGAATAGATTACACGATGACAGCACGTCTATCATCCCTCCACCTCCCGAATTTGCAAACTTAGAGGAAGATACTAAGAATCATAGTGATCATTTCAGTTCACCTCCTAATCTGCCTCCCCCTGACCCACCTGTAGTGAAGACACACTCTGCACCAGAACTCCCTATCGTTTCATCAACCTCTTCCCCAGAAATCAAGCCAGCAAAAGCACCACCTCCTGAAATCAAGATAGCAAAAGCACCACCTCCTGAAATCAAGATAGCAAAAGCACCACCTCCTGAAATCAAGATAGCAAAAGCACCACCTCCTGAAATCAAGATAGCAAAAGCACCACCTCCTGAAATCAAGCTAGCAAAAGCACCACCTCCTGAAATCAAGCTAACAAAAGTGCCACCCCCTGAGGCTAAGCCAGAGCCCCCCTCTGGCAATCACAGGACCCTCCAGAGCATTATACATAAGAAACAGTTGGACCAGGGATACGGCTTGAGGCAGTTAGACAAAGAGTCTGGAATTCCTGTCAGGCAGAATCCTGCTGACAAAATGAAAACAGGATCACCCACAAACGTTAATTCCTCGCAGGCTCACAGCTTTGTCCTCAGTGAACTGGGAAGTAAAGTGGCAAAGATGGCTCACAAATCCTCTGTGACGTCCAAAGAAACCAACAG TGATTTGCCAACATCAAAGCCGCCCTATGGCACCTCCTTCATAGTACGACCTGGGACTAAACAGCCAATCAGTGTCATCAGGAAAGGAGATTCTTCATGA
- the LOC111844745 gene encoding uncharacterized protein isoform X2: MYIPPPPTMQPPPPPTNSASCSSPNLPAWKPPSPKPVQKVFSQHSDLSPVMSSLKIPSKGSSNSPSTNIFDFSSSAVTKYASLPPFSDPTLPVEKLEGTTPRIQNPPSPPDRLSSLQVSDSPAEVTAPSSFNPQNKAKLYSMPNTSILNKQKDIQHKPNNPIIVLEDPSTDKISRPVQINSKIPAAVNNFGSATLSDAPAKPAQSTSPQMQNDQQDVKDILQANLPNKVTEGHMFPVKDSGSVILDGTTYPAPEIYSSPKSSYVMMQASRSYKHGLDVSRKPYYLQRGSRGLQSRECTTSPIALLLAAKEREKLKSLHLNESSSIDETKTNNANSSAQSLLNPLPPASVGERVAQFPKRQDTYFVRSTPTLNPTHNENRLHDDSTSIIPPPPEFANLEEDTKNHSDHFSSPPNLPPPDPPVVKTHSAPELPIVSSTSSPEIKPAKAPPPEIKIAKAPPPEIKIAKAPPPEIKIAKAPPPEIKIAKAPPPEIKLAKAPPPEIKLTKVPPPEAKPEPPSGNHRTLQSIIHKKQLDQGYGLRQLDKESGIPVRQNPADKMKTGSPTNVNSSQAHSFVLSELGSKVAKMAHKSSVTSKETNSDLPTSKPPYGTSFIVRPGTKQPISVIRKGDSS; this comes from the exons ATGTACATTCCTCCACCACCAACTatgcagccccctcccccaccaacaAATTCAGCCAGCTGTTCCTCACCTAATCTGCCTGCTTGGAAACCACCATCACCAAAGCCAGTACAAAAGGTGTTCAGTCAACACTCAGACCTCTCCCCCGTCATGTCATCCCTGAAAATTCCCTCGAAAGGTTCCTCAAATTCACCTAGCACCAACATCTTTGATTTCTCTAGTTCAGCAGTCACTAAATATGCCAGTTTACCCCCATTCTCAGACCCTACTCTACCTGTGGAGAAATTAGAAGGCACCACACCCAGAATCCAGAATCCCCCCTCTCCGCCAGATAGGCTCTCCTCCTTGCAAGTTTCAGATTCTCCAGCTGAAGTCACTGCACCTTCCAGTTTCAACCCCCAGAACAAGGCTAAGCTGTACAGTATGCCAAACAccagcattttaaataaacagaaGGATATTCAACATAAGCCTAATAACCCCATCATCGTTTTAGAAGATCCTTCCACAGATAAAATTTCACGTCCAGTACAAATCAACAGTAAAATTCCTGCTGCTGTCAACAATTTTGGGTCAGCTACACTGTCAGATGCTCCTGCGAAGCCAGCTCAGAGTACAAGTCCCCAGATGCAGAATGACCAGCAAGATGTCAAGGACATCCTGCAGGCCAACCTTCCCAACAAAGTGACTGAGGGACATATGTTTCCTGTCAAGGATTCTGGGTCAGTTATTCTAGATGGAACTACATATCCTGCCCCAGAAATCTACTCCAGCCCAAAATCAAGTTATGTCATGATGCAAGCCAGCAGAAGCTACAAGCATGGTTTAGATGTGAGCCGAAAGCCATACTACCTTCAAAGGGGAAGTAGAGGCTTGCAGTCAAGGGAGTGCACAACCTCTCCTATTGCCCTTCTGCTTGCTGCCAAGGAGCGAGAGAAACTCAAGTCATTACACTTGAATGAATCTTCCTCAATTGATGAAACAAAGACCAATAATGCAAACTCTTCAGCCCAGAGTCTCCTGAACCCTCTGCCTCCAGCATCCGTAGGTGAGCGTGTAGCTCAGTTTCCAAAGAGGCAGGACACATACTTTGTGCGCTCCACTCCAACACTTAACCCCACTCACAATGAGAATAGATTACACGATGACAGCACGTCTATCATCCCTCCACCTCCCGAATTTGCAAACTTAGAGGAAGATACTAAGAATCATAGTGATCATTTCAGTTCACCTCCTAATCTGCCTCCCCCTGACCCACCTGTAGTGAAGACACACTCTGCACCAGAACTCCCTATCGTTTCATCAACCTCTTCCCCAGAAATCAAGCCAGCAAAAGCACCACCTCCTGAAATCAAGATAGCAAAAGCACCACCTCCTGAAATCAAGATAGCAAAAGCACCACCTCCTGAAATCAAGATAGCAAAAGCACCACCTCCTGAAATCAAGATAGCAAAAGCACCACCTCCTGAAATCAAGCTAGCAAAAGCACCACCTCCTGAAATCAAGCTAACAAAAGTGCCACCCCCTGAGGCTAAGCCAGAGCCCCCCTCTGGCAATCACAGGACCCTCCAGAGCATTATACATAAGAAACAGTTGGACCAGGGATACGGCTTGAGGCAGTTAGACAAAGAGTCTGGAATTCCTGTCAGGCAGAATCCTGCTGACAAAATGAAAACAGGATCACCCACAAACGTTAATTCCTCGCAGGCTCACAGCTTTGTCCTCAGTGAACTGGGAAGTAAAGTGGCAAAGATGGCTCACAAATCCTCTGTGACGTCCAAAGAAACCAACAG TGATTTGCCAACATCAAAGCCGCCCTATGGCACCTCCTTCATAGTACGACCTGGGACTAAACAGCCAATCAGTGTCATCAGGAAAGGAGATTCTTCATGA